Proteins co-encoded in one Immundisolibacter sp. genomic window:
- the rplM gene encoding 50S ribosomal protein L13: protein MKTVSATPSTIQQDWYLVDADGKTLGRLATEIARRLRGKHKPIYTPHMDTGDYIVVVNAEKVCVTGRKQTDKLYHHHTGYIGGLRTETFADRIVRRPTLVLEEAVKGMLPKNPLGRAMFRKLKVYAGTEHPHVAQQPQALDI, encoded by the coding sequence ATGAAGACAGTAAGCGCTACACCAAGCACCATCCAGCAGGATTGGTATCTCGTCGATGCCGATGGCAAAACGCTCGGACGTTTGGCGACCGAGATTGCCCGTCGTTTGCGCGGCAAGCACAAGCCGATCTACACCCCGCACATGGATACTGGCGATTACATCGTCGTGGTCAATGCCGAGAAGGTCTGCGTGACCGGTCGCAAGCAAACGGACAAGCTGTATCACCATCACACCGGTTACATCGGCGGTCTGCGGACCGAAACCTTCGCCGATCGCATCGTGCGGCGACCAACGCTGGTGCTGGAGGAGGCGGTCAAAGGCATGTTGCCCAAGAATCCTCTCGGTCGCGCCATGTTCCGCAAGCTCAAGGTGTACGCCGGCACCGAGCATCCTCATGTCGCCCAGCAGCCGCAAGCGCTGGACATCTGA
- a CDS encoding alpha/beta hydrolase: MYLGSNGMIGSPQKQRILIDGPAGALEVLVEQPPTPDGPLCVICHPHPQFGGTLDNKVVYTLARAALDLGARALRFNLRGVGQSVGQFADAVGETQDLLAVVAYARAAYPEQAIHLAGFSFGAAVALRGHRAADAASLLLVAPPAGMGYLDECAAPALPWHVVHGSRDQLISLDQARRWLAVVAGPTAPVTVIDDADHFFHGRLTPLREAASGFWSPLFDGGRRTSP, encoded by the coding sequence TTGTACCTTGGCTCGAACGGCATGATCGGCAGTCCGCAAAAACAACGCATTTTGATCGACGGCCCAGCGGGTGCCCTTGAGGTACTGGTCGAGCAGCCGCCAACCCCAGACGGGCCGTTGTGCGTGATCTGCCACCCGCATCCCCAGTTTGGTGGGACGCTCGACAACAAAGTGGTCTATACCCTGGCGCGGGCGGCGCTGGACCTGGGCGCGCGAGCGCTGCGCTTCAATTTGCGGGGCGTTGGTCAGAGCGTTGGCCAGTTTGCCGACGCAGTGGGCGAAACCCAGGATCTGCTGGCGGTTGTTGCCTACGCCCGCGCCGCCTACCCCGAGCAGGCGATACACCTTGCCGGTTTCTCGTTCGGCGCGGCGGTGGCCTTGCGAGGCCACCGCGCTGCCGATGCGGCCAGCCTGCTGCTGGTGGCTCCCCCCGCGGGGATGGGCTACCTGGACGAATGCGCGGCGCCGGCGCTGCCGTGGCATGTTGTCCACGGCAGCCGCGATCAGTTGATCAGCCTTGACCAGGCGCGGCGCTGGCTTGCCGTCGTCGCTGGCCCGACGGCGCCCGTGACGGTAATTGATGACGCCGACCATTTTTTTCACGGTCGGCTGACGCCGCTGCGCGAAGCCGCCAGCGGCTTCTGGAGCCCGCTATTTGACGGTGGCCGCCGCACTTCACCTTGA
- a CDS encoding VOC family protein, whose amino-acid sequence MRQRPPAHAGLRHVALFVQDLEACERFYVDLLGLHVEWRPDEDNVYLSSGQDNLALHRAPGPAPGGAVLDHIGFLLRRIEDVDPWHVFMRDNGAPIAAVPRTHRDGARSFYCLDPAGNRVQIIFHPPLAGALRPLR is encoded by the coding sequence CTGCGCCATGTGGCGCTGTTCGTTCAGGATCTGGAAGCGTGTGAGCGCTTCTATGTGGACTTGCTCGGCCTGCATGTGGAGTGGCGGCCGGACGAAGACAACGTCTATCTGAGTTCTGGCCAGGATAATCTGGCGCTACACCGGGCGCCTGGTCCTGCGCCAGGCGGCGCGGTGCTGGACCATATCGGCTTTTTACTGCGACGCATCGAGGACGTTGACCCGTGGCACGTCTTTATGCGCGACAATGGCGCCCCCATTGCCGCCGTGCCGCGTACCCATCGAGATGGTGCGCGTAGCTTTTACTGCCTGGACCCGGCCGGCAACCGGGTACAAATCATCTTCCACCCTCCCTTGGCCGGCGCGCTGCGCCCGCTGCGGTAA
- the speD gene encoding adenosylmethionine decarboxylase, producing the protein MDDKLTLHGFNNLTKTLSFNIYDISYALTREAQQQYIDYIDETYNAERLTRILSEVADIIGAEILNIARQDYDPQGASVTMLISEGGQGKAGNSTAEMPGPKPDAVVGHLDKSHVTVHTYPEQHPDNGISTFRADIDVSTCGHISPLRALNFLIHSFESDIVILDYRVRGFTRDVRGHKHYIDHTIHSIQNYIDASTLARFQAVDVNVYPENIFHTKLRVRNFDLANYLFGVNDADLSAQEQAATATRLEREIQEIFYATNMK; encoded by the coding sequence CTGGACGACAAGCTCACGCTGCACGGTTTCAACAACCTGACCAAGACGCTGAGCTTCAATATTTACGATATTTCCTACGCACTGACGCGTGAGGCTCAGCAGCAGTACATCGACTACATCGACGAGACCTACAACGCCGAGCGCCTGACTCGCATCCTGAGCGAGGTGGCCGACATCATCGGCGCCGAAATTCTGAACATCGCGCGCCAGGATTACGACCCGCAAGGGGCCAGCGTCACCATGCTGATCTCCGAAGGTGGCCAGGGCAAGGCGGGTAATTCCACTGCCGAGATGCCCGGACCCAAACCGGATGCGGTGGTGGGACACCTGGACAAGAGCCATGTCACTGTACATACCTATCCCGAGCAACACCCGGACAACGGCATCAGCACGTTTCGGGCCGACATCGACGTGTCCACGTGTGGCCATATCTCGCCGCTGCGGGCGCTCAATTTCCTGATCCACAGCTTCGAGTCGGACATCGTGATCCTGGATTACCGGGTGCGCGGCTTCACCCGCGACGTGCGCGGGCACAAGCATTACATCGACCACACGATTCACTCGATTCAAAACTACATCGACGCCTCGACGCTGGCCCGTTTCCAGGCGGTGGACGTCAACGTCTACCCGGAAAATATTTTTCACACCAAGCTACGGGTACGTAATTTCGACCTCGCAAACTACCTGTTCGGTGTCAATGATGCCGACCTGTCAGCGCAAGAGCAGGCCGCTACTGCAACGCGCCTGGAGCGGGAGATCCAGGAAATCTTCTACGCGACCAACATGAAGTGA
- the coq7 gene encoding 2-polyprenyl-3-methyl-6-methoxy-1,4-benzoquinone monooxygenase: MPTVRFTPADRLLLALDRVLRLAPPPGRTAATDPCAELPETSELSPAERQHAAALMRVNHAGELAAQGLYLGQSLGARSPLVLAQLQAASAEEADHIDWCRARLQALGSRRSVLDPVWFGGALVIGVVAGTAGDDWSMGFVAETERQVQAHLDDHLGRLPSADRRSRAVLEQMRRDEIRHGEDARRAGGRELPAPLRSLMRLASKLMTRTAYRL, from the coding sequence ATGCCCACCGTGCGTTTCACTCCTGCCGATCGCCTGCTGCTGGCGCTGGACCGTGTGCTGCGCCTGGCGCCACCGCCCGGGCGCACAGCGGCCACCGATCCGTGCGCCGAGCTGCCGGAAACCAGCGAGCTGAGCCCCGCCGAACGACAACACGCGGCGGCGCTGATGCGCGTCAATCACGCCGGCGAGCTGGCGGCGCAGGGCTTGTATCTGGGGCAGTCCCTGGGTGCGCGCTCACCGCTCGTGCTAGCACAATTGCAGGCTGCCAGCGCCGAGGAGGCGGATCACATCGACTGGTGCCGCGCCCGCTTACAGGCACTGGGCAGCCGGCGCAGCGTGCTCGATCCGGTCTGGTTTGGTGGCGCATTGGTGATCGGCGTGGTGGCTGGCACCGCCGGCGACGACTGGAGCATGGGCTTTGTGGCAGAAACCGAACGCCAGGTACAGGCGCATCTGGACGACCATCTTGGGCGTTTACCGAGCGCCGACCGACGCAGCCGCGCCGTGCTTGAGCAGATGCGCCGTGACGAGATTCGCCACGGTGAAGACGCCCGGCGTGCCGGGGGCCGCGAACTGCCGGCGCCGCTACGCAGCCTGATGCGCCTGGCATCCAAGCTGATGACCCGTACCGCCTACCGGCTATAG